The sequence CGCGGTAAAAAGGGCAACTATAAAGCAGTAAATTTGGTATTTTCAGAGGTAAAAAACTTAAGAGTACCATTTTCTCAGAGATTCCTTCGTAAAGGAACTGCTAGTTTTCATATTGTTTTCTTCTCCTAGTGTTACATGGAATCCGAGGAGACTTAGATCCATATTAAAGAGTAAACAAATCCTGATTATTTTTAGTCCTGAATTGTAATAACCatcgttttcttttttttgatatttttttaaattgtttttagatatatatatatatatatatatatatatatatatatatattgaagaaTAATGAGTAGAGGTTTAGAAGAAAGTTCACAAGAAACACAACAACATGAAGTGGTGAAGAAAGAAAACCCTACCAATGAAGGGCTACCAGAGAAGTTTCCGGAAGGTGTTCGGGTTTTGGTTACTGATGATGATCCTGAGTTTCTTCAACATATTGAAAAGTTGCTTAAAGAACTTCTCTATCAAGGTAATCAACCTTAGTAATTGTTCTATGTTTCGTTCTTGATAATTACATAACTGGTTTTGATTATGTGAGTTGGACACATAATAACTGGTTTTATCTGTATGGTATTTCAGTTACCACATATAGTAAGCTTCAAGCTGAGAACGTATTGTCTACTCTACAAGCTGCCAGAAACAAATTTGATATCGTTTTGAGTAGTGTACATATGGCCAATATGGATGGTTTGGAGCTGCTTAAACACATGTTAGCAGAAATGGATATACCTGTGGTCAGTAAGTATCAGTCCATTATACATAAATTAAACCGTAATATCATATGTTTCGGTTTATCTTCATAGCTTTGTCTTTAACTAGAATATAATATGCAGTGATGATGTCAAGCGAGGACGACAATAATATTGTCATCAAGTGTCTCACTGAAGGAGCATGTGATTGCTTAATTAAGCCGATTGAAAGAAAGGACATAGAACTTATATTTAAGCATGTGATCATCCGAAAGATGAGAGTAGAACACTCGTGTGAATGTGAATGCCACCACAAATCACCAGAAACATCAGATTTCGGTGTAGCTTTAGGAAACAGCAAATCCTTGAGGAAGAGGAAAAATGGGGAGGCAATCGACAAGGATGTGGATACCAGTGGTATGTCTATGGCAAAGAAAACAAGAATTGTCTGGACTGACGAACTCAATCGGAAATTTGACGCAGTCATAGAAAAGCTTGGAATTGAAAGTACAATTCTTACCCTTTACCTTTCGTATTTTTGCAATGTGCCTTAGGGAGTCTTTTGTTTCATTTTCGTCTAGTTTTGTTTGCAATATTCATAAAGGCTGAATATTTttgtgttacttgataatttaGAGGCTGTTCCAAAGAAAATTCTCCAGCTAATGAATGTTCCCGGGCTTAAAAGAGAACATGTTGCTAGCCACCTTCAGGTATGTCCTTGGTtatgtttgattttccttttaagGTTAGTTCACCGGATATGCTTGCCTTTATCTTTTACCTTACATATTATTCCTATCACAGAAATACCGCCAGAGTTATAGAAAATCACAAGGCTATCCTGCATGTAATCTGAATACGCCTATGAATCAACCAGAATCACACTTGGCACCTTTATTGCATGGCGGTATCCAGTACTCAAATAAATTTCAAAATCACGGTATGCAGGATGGTCAACTAGGGAGACCAACGCGCACAATTGACCCTTCTTTACTAAGCAATGGCAGGTTCGGACCAGATTATTCTGAGTTTGTGACAAAAGCTGGTTATATACCTCATCAGTCCCAGATGAGAGATCATTATATGAACAATCTGCCGGGACTGATGGAGCAGCAACTGTTTCTGAATGGCCAAGATTATAATGCCATAGAAACCTTCAATAGGCGTAACCAACCTTATTCTGGAGGTGATCTAAAGACGAACTACATGACGGCTGAATTTCTCCCAAGTTATCATAGTATAGACAGTACTCTAAATTTACCTAACTTTCCGACGAACAATATGATTCATCATGAGCAAAGTTTTCAGGGCTCCATTGATGAGAACTGCATGAAATGGAGGCAGCAACCACCTTATGCCGGTTCAGATTTAGATACGTCGAACAGTATATACCCCCCTCCAGTCACTGACCGGTATCGTCTTCTTGATAGCCAAAAAAATAACCACGGACACTCATATAACCTTATTCTGAGCCAAAATAATCACCACTTTGAGACTTTAGCAGGAGCGCAGTTGTTAAAGCCACCACAGATGGAAGGGATGGAACCCCAAACAGAAACTaagtttgaagatgatgaaatgaagtttgaagatgatgaaactaAGTCTGAAGACTAACATTGTTTCTAACTTACTGCAATATTGGAAGTGTGGAACTTTTTTAGATGCTGCTGGCCAGTGGTGATTTTGTAAGGAGGTATCATTGGATTTCTTTTAGCTAGTCAGCATCTTGGTGATCGTTATCAGTCTGAAAGAGTTGGGGTAGTTCTTGTTATGCACCAGCTGCGTTTTTATAAGGAGGCTATCGTGGATTTTTGGCTAGCCGCATCTTTGTGATCGTTATCAGTTTGAAAGAGTTGGGGTAGTTCTTGGTATGCCTACCAGccgagctttttttttttttgctctttcTTTATTAGTTAGGGGGTCTATCTAGATTGCATTCTTTTTTCATTAGTTAGGGTAGTTTGTTAATACGTCTGACCTGTACAAAGATAcagaaaagaaaagataattgtATTATTCATCCTGCCCTTTTTACAATTGTATAGTTTGAGAGTGGTTTTATGGGTCATGTTTGCTGATGTAGCCAGCAATATCTTTTGCTTAAATTTTATTGCAGTAAATTCTTAGCTTGCCGTAATTATTCTCTGAAATGGCAAATTAAATGAGAAGACTGCAGCTTGGCTAAAAAGTAAAAATATAAGACAGTTGGCATACAAACTTGGTTCTGTAATTTACATGTTGCAGAATCAGGAGCAAGTTCCTACTGAAACTGTTCAAAACGAAATATGAGAATTATTCAATTACGTTTATTTGTATATTGCAAAAAAGGCTGGTCAAAACTattaataacaaagaaaaattcTATCAAAATAGACAAAAAATTAACTAACTGAATGGTTTTATAGCCCATGAGATCCCTATTATTGACATTTTATAACATGGATACTACAACAGTCGGTTCACAACTAAGTACTAGTATTCATTTACAAAACGTTCTTTCGGAAAGATACCAAAGAAACACAGAAACGTAATGTATAACTATGAAACCGACCTGTGTTTTTGCTTCTAAATGTCCAAGAAATGTTCACAAGCAAACTGTAGACGCCCAAGATGGATAactgtagcccagaattgaattCTCTTGTAATGAATTAACTACAGCATATTTAGAAGTGGAGTCACTAATTTCGGTACGTGTAGTGAGTTCTCTTGTAATGCTTAGCTTTTATCCAGTGATTAATGCTGCTATCACAATTCTTGAGCTTCCTTCGAAATCTATCTGACATAACTGCTTTCCTCCCCAAATTTGTACCTGCAAACAGTTATAGAAAGTTAAACCTGGGTTGTGTTTCTCTGATCAAATAGACATAAACTATATATGCTAatcttttctttttatgttggaatCCGCCTCGCTCATTGTCATTAGTCACCTACCTAACCGGTAATTCTCATCAAAGCACATCCACTGAAAATACCAAAAGTGATTCTTTACGATAATTTCAACTGGAACAAAGGATGGAAACCATATGTATAAATTGGGAATccctcaaaactcaaaaaagaagaagaggaaccaACTGTTCAGAAAACAGCCTGTTAGACACTGAAGAAAATTCAGCATATTAGCGAAAAGACAAGACTCTAATCAACACAAAAGCCAGACTCGAAATTAGAAAGGAACTTCTACACTAAATAAGCAATACATCCAGTTTGAGCCTGTGAACCGGCTAACGTACATGATTTTAGGAGCGAGAACAGCCTAAGATACTTAGCTCGGAGTTTGATCATTGGTGAACTCAACTAGCATCGTAAACACTGATTTCTATCTGTAAAATAGTTTTATGTTAGTGCATGTGCATCTATACTGTATAGACGTAATGGCCATGGCTAGAGATAAAACTACAAGAAGAGATATAGGCCAAATCAAAATACTCAAGATCAGTATAGTTCCACCTATTCACATTCCAACCATACAACTAAATCTTAGTTTACTTTATGGGACTTGATCCAAAGAACCTAAATAAATAAGTATAAATTACCAAAAATTCTAATTAACATATTAATAACCGAAAGAACATCAAGTTGGGTAACAAAAGAGCTCACCTGATTAAGAAACGAAATGGATAAGGTTCTGCCTTACTCTCGCAAAAAAATTCCTTTTGTCTCGGTATCATTGTACATCGAAGCCTTGGGCTGCCTTCCAGGAAAACTGCTAGGCATCCTAATTGGGAATCCCACTCTAGAGCCTTATGTGACCCTAATGCTCTGCATAGTTTGAGACGAGACTTCCGGCTGGGAATGTTTATGCACCCAATTAGTGCCTGCACAATTTTCATATGATTAATAAGTACAAAGAAGAGAACAAATTCACACGAACTATTTGGTATGCAATCAATAGTTAATTCACCTCGATGATATAGATCATCCAACCATACAGttcatattacaaaaaaaaaaaaaaaggtgatatCAATTTTTTCATTATATATACACACAATGACGCAACAAACAAAAAGTCGATATCACCTTCTTCATGATATACACAACAATTAATACAGTTCATGCTCTGTATCCATGCCAACTGATCTTATGATTGACACGACAAGCAAATTAACTAAATTTCAAGTCTAAATCAGACTGGTCAATCTCTTGAACCAATCTCATTTCCAAGAACAAAACACGAAAGCAGAAGACATAACTTATAACATTTATATTTAGGCAAAGTTAAAGGTAAGCAAGACCAATAACAGAACAAACTCCCAGTCTCCTATACATAGTCCTAGTAAGGTATAGCATAACATCCCAACCAGACTACTTCCAAAAAATCACCCTGTATTTATAATTCAGTTGTAATTCATAACAATTTAAAGAGTGAACAGAAAAGTTTTTTAAGACATGAAAAATATACTAAAAGCCATAAGCACCCATTATCCAAAAGCTTCATCCTTTTATGATACATAGATCATTTGCCTAACAAAAAAAACATCCCTCGTATAGAATTACCCATAAAATTGATTATGAATTACAATCATTTGCAAAAGAATCTAGGCATATAGAATTACCCATAGCTGTTAAAGCTACATATATGGAATATAGTTCTAGCAGCACCACCAGGTCCACCACCCGTTGAACCTCTTCCTGTAGCACCACCATCTGTTGAACCCCTTCCTCTAACACCAGTTGGTGTCGCTGCATCACCACGACCCCTTGAACCTCTTCCTCTCGCAACAGCAGTGGTAAACAACAAAATAATCAAAGCAGCCAGAGACAAGCAAGCCCTAAATCTTACCGAATAAACCCTAAATTTAAGGCAAAAAAAGAGCCAGCCAAAGAAAGAAATCaagaacaattttaattttgtATTACAAGAAGAAATCGTAATGTGATTGTGGCTCCACTGCATGTGAGGGTTCCTTCCTCCATTACCAGATTCCCACCCAAAAAATGGACCTATTTAACTTCAGCAACTAGAGTTTGACATTTTTATGGCCAAACCTCTCATTATCACCATTCAACATTACTGGACTGATCCAGGTAGTTTTAGGGTTTTAAGTTTGGGGGAAATAAGAGAGAGGTCGGTCGGTGTGATATTCTGAATCATAGAGTGTGTACTACTGTGTGCTTAGAACCAGCCTTATGCTCCTTAAATTAAAGAAAGCAGGAGCTAAGTGGGTCTAGACCAAGCCATATGGCTGACATTAGATTTAGCCCATCGAAATTGGCAACACGATAAACAAAAAACTGTTTCTGGGCACCACCCTCTTTTGGTTTATGTCGAGCTAAAATTATATCGTTtacatatttttcaaaatatgtgttggcaagcttttgcttcgaccaagttcatcttatatcatgagaaaattgccgagtaacatcttacatggtttgtgtgatacaatcatttggtgtagacttagaatgtttcgataatgattatttcaatatcttgaaaattggtttgatgctaatagtgtgtgaaaacggctattatcatcctctaagaatgtttcaatgattgaaataaagatcttagaatcatgtaaccgtctttggatataagcatataatgtgttcgcacatttgtgtataagtcca is a genomic window of Papaver somniferum cultivar HN1 unplaced genomic scaffold, ASM357369v1 unplaced-scaffold_137, whole genome shotgun sequence containing:
- the LOC113334647 gene encoding two-component response regulator ARR2-like yields the protein MSRGLEESSQETQQHEVVKKENPTNEGLPEKFPEGVRVLVTDDDPEFLQHIEKLLKELLYQVTTYSKLQAENVLSTLQAARNKFDIVLSSVHMANMDGLELLKHMLAEMDIPVVMMMSSEDDNNIVIKCLTEGACDCLIKPIERKDIELIFKHVIIRKMRVEHSCECECHHKSPETSDFGVALGNSKSLRKRKNGEAIDKDVDTSGMSMAKKTRIVWTDELNRKFDAVIEKLGIESTILTLYLSYFCNVP